From a single Apium graveolens cultivar Ventura chromosome 2, ASM990537v1, whole genome shotgun sequence genomic region:
- the LOC141687000 gene encoding uncharacterized protein LOC141687000, with product MTRKEYRVLHFERASKTKSSGAGIVLQSPDGIMVEYALKLDFPTMNNEAKYEALIVDLGLTRGVRAKNLKIFGDSRIMVAQVNEECEAKNDTMAKYLRVVKGILTQFDEWYAEHVLREENIMVDALSQFASSEIENYPRSIYFQVLKTPIIHAINLIAPVGGKVVR from the coding sequence ATGACTCGGAAAGAGTATCGGGTTCTCCATTTTGAAAGAGCGTCCAAAACAAAATCTAGTGGTGCAGGCATAGtcttacaaagccccgatgggaTCATGGttgagtatgctttgaagttggacttCCCAACTATGAATAATGAAGCAAAATACGAAGCATTGATAGTCGACTTAGGCTTGACTAGAGGCGTGAGGGCCAAAAACCTTAAGATTTTTGGAGACTCGAGGATTATGGTCGCTCAAGTCAATGAAGAGTGTGAGGCCAAGAATGATACTATGGCCAAATACCTGAGAGTCGTGAAGGGAATACTGACTCAATTTGATGAATGGTACGCAGAACACGTTCTGAGGGAGGAGAACATTATGGTCGATGCCCTATCCCAGTTTGCCTCGTCTGAAATCGAGAACTATCCGAGAAGTATCTACTTCCAGGTCCTGAAGACCCCTATTATACATGCCATAAATTTGATAGCACCAGTTGGTGGGAAAGTTGTTAGATAG